One Vibrio campbellii CAIM 519 = NBRC 15631 = ATCC 25920 genomic window carries:
- a CDS encoding GTP-binding protein: MLNTNDIRNIAIVAHVDHGKTSLVDQLLRQADALTRSECTQKLVMDCNAQEKERGITILSKVTAIDWKGVRINIIDTPGHADFGGEVERVIDMANAVLVIVDAVEGPMPQTRFVAQKAINKGLKLLVAVNKVDRFEAQPERAIDQLYDLFVTLGANCEQLDFPAVFCSAKNGVAYDAFGLANTDDGMEPLLDMLVDNVMPPAILEDAEPIVQIHQLDYSEYLGLIGIGRVLSGSFYRGQKVAVNAPGQNARFCQIKEVYHQQGLSRVAVDFGVAGDIIAITGISDISISDIVTSRGHHVDLDALEIDTPTVSVKFSVNDSPFSGLEGKVLQSRELAERLYLEASHNVSLHVAEAKEAGVYEVSGRGELHLGVLIESMRREGYEFSVSRPTILMKSDAGDKKEPYEKCYVDCANEFMGKVIEEMAYRKAQFEHSQPLDDSHQRLLFLGPKRGLLGIRHSLLSLTEGSASIHKEDVGYGKKIAGDIGCRREGVLVSNGLGKALIYSLSSIQERGRLMINHGEQVYQGQIIGAASNDADLWVNCRQGKNLVRMWRTVADKNYAMKAIMSLSLEQALTWINSDELIEVTPKSIRLRKAI, encoded by the coding sequence ATGTTAAATACTAATGACATTCGTAATATTGCGATTGTTGCTCATGTTGATCACGGCAAAACGTCACTTGTAGATCAACTATTAAGACAAGCTGATGCATTAACACGAAGCGAGTGTACTCAAAAACTAGTGATGGACTGTAATGCTCAAGAAAAAGAAAGAGGCATCACTATTTTATCTAAAGTCACAGCTATCGATTGGAAAGGCGTGAGGATTAACATTATAGACACACCTGGACACGCTGATTTCGGCGGTGAAGTTGAGCGAGTGATTGATATGGCAAATGCCGTACTGGTCATCGTTGACGCAGTAGAAGGTCCAATGCCGCAAACACGCTTTGTTGCTCAAAAAGCGATTAATAAAGGTTTAAAGCTTTTGGTGGCGGTAAACAAAGTCGATCGATTTGAGGCTCAACCTGAAAGAGCAATTGACCAGCTCTATGATTTGTTTGTGACACTTGGTGCGAACTGTGAGCAGCTAGACTTCCCAGCGGTTTTTTGTTCAGCTAAAAATGGGGTTGCTTACGACGCTTTCGGCCTAGCCAATACTGATGATGGTATGGAACCACTGCTCGATATGCTAGTCGATAATGTTATGCCGCCCGCAATTTTGGAGGATGCTGAACCTATTGTTCAAATTCATCAGCTTGATTATTCAGAGTATCTTGGTTTGATTGGTATTGGTCGTGTACTTTCAGGCTCTTTTTATCGAGGCCAGAAAGTTGCTGTTAATGCACCCGGTCAAAATGCACGTTTTTGTCAAATTAAAGAAGTCTATCATCAACAAGGGTTGAGTCGTGTCGCTGTTGATTTCGGGGTTGCAGGCGATATCATCGCGATAACAGGTATATCTGATATTTCGATTTCAGACATTGTTACCTCAAGAGGTCACCATGTTGATCTTGATGCTCTGGAGATAGATACGCCTACTGTTTCGGTAAAATTTAGCGTTAACGATTCTCCTTTTTCAGGTTTGGAAGGTAAGGTTCTACAATCTCGTGAACTAGCCGAACGATTATACCTTGAAGCTTCACATAATGTTTCTCTGCACGTTGCTGAGGCAAAAGAAGCTGGCGTATATGAGGTTTCAGGTCGTGGTGAGTTACACCTTGGAGTATTGATTGAGAGTATGCGCCGAGAGGGATATGAGTTTTCCGTATCACGCCCAACAATCCTAATGAAGTCAGATGCAGGGGATAAAAAGGAGCCCTACGAGAAATGTTATGTTGATTGCGCAAATGAGTTTATGGGAAAAGTTATCGAAGAAATGGCTTACCGCAAAGCGCAGTTTGAACATAGTCAACCGCTTGATGATAGTCACCAACGGTTGCTATTTCTTGGACCTAAGAGAGGGTTATTGGGGATCAGGCATTCTTTATTAAGCTTGACGGAAGGATCTGCAAGTATTCATAAAGAAGATGTTGGCTATGGTAAAAAAATCGCTGGTGATATCGGTTGCAGACGCGAAGGTGTTCTGGTTTCAAACGGTCTTGGAAAAGCTTTAATCTATTCCCTATCTTCAATACAGGAGCGCGGCAGATTAATGATCAACCACGGTGAACAAGTATATCAAGGGCAAATCATTGGAGCTGCCTCTAACGATGCCGACCTTTGGGTGAATTGCCGTCAAGGTAAAAACCTTGTAAGAATGTGGAGAACAGTAGCTGATAAAAATTATGCTATGAAAGCGATCATGAGTTTAAGCTTAGAGCAAGCTTTAACTTGGATTAATAGTGACGAATTAATAGAAGTAACGCCAAAATCAATTCGTCTTAGGAAAGCGATATAA
- a CDS encoding PolC-type DNA polymerase III, with product MPKANSVVVLDFETTGLSPNMGDRAIEIGAVKIVDGEVVDSFQQLMNPGFRVSSFIEGYTGITNNMLRTAPSCDEVMASFSEFIAGENLIAHNASFDKRFLDAELERIDCGYSGEFACSLLVARRLIQDAPSHKLGELVRYKNIENNGVFHRALADAQVTAKLWLLMVEELEQSGIAAPSFKFMQTVSKTAKGKVDQLLAKSRA from the coding sequence ATGCCGAAAGCTAACTCCGTTGTCGTACTCGACTTTGAAACCACAGGTCTGTCTCCGAATATGGGTGATCGCGCGATTGAAATCGGTGCGGTAAAGATCGTTGATGGTGAGGTGGTCGATAGTTTTCAGCAACTTATGAATCCTGGCTTTCGTGTGAGCTCATTTATTGAGGGCTACACTGGCATTACCAATAACATGCTACGCACCGCGCCGAGCTGCGATGAAGTGATGGCATCGTTCAGTGAGTTTATTGCAGGTGAGAATCTTATTGCGCACAACGCGTCGTTCGATAAACGCTTTCTGGATGCAGAGCTAGAGCGAATCGACTGCGGTTATTCTGGCGAGTTCGCGTGTTCTTTATTGGTGGCAAGACGCCTGATTCAAGATGCGCCGTCACACAAGTTGGGTGAGTTGGTTCGTTATAAGAACATTGAAAACAATGGTGTATTCCACCGCGCGTTAGCCGATGCACAGGTAACGGCAAAACTGTGGTTGCTGATGGTAGAAGAGCTTGAGCAATCGGGCATTGCAGCGCCAAGCTTTAAGTTTATGCAGACGGTAAGTAAAACCGCAAAAGGAAAAGTGGACCAGCTACTGGCTAAAAGCCGCGCTTAA
- a CDS encoding CesT family type III secretion system chaperone: MTTTFDHLVKHFFEKNGLENPTAQDGIYSLLIDQKYQLHFTHQNEEWMVLYAELGEANPISEQLAKSNIFGEYWPAHIVSHQENSAVLWSQQPMAMLNVAALEAWTECFIQDLIEKQAAISGVEPTPASAEPTNIRPHMISV, encoded by the coding sequence ATGACAACCACATTCGATCACCTAGTTAAACACTTTTTCGAAAAGAACGGCCTAGAGAATCCAACCGCGCAAGATGGTATCTACAGCCTGTTGATTGACCAAAAGTATCAACTTCATTTCACGCATCAGAATGAAGAGTGGATGGTACTATATGCAGAACTTGGTGAGGCAAACCCGATATCAGAGCAGCTGGCAAAGAGCAATATCTTTGGTGAATACTGGCCTGCGCACATTGTGTCGCATCAGGAAAACAGCGCCGTTTTATGGTCGCAACAACCGATGGCGATGCTAAATGTGGCAGCGTTAGAGGCGTGGACAGAGTGCTTTATTCAAGATCTTATTGAAAAGCAGGCGGCGATTTCTGGTGTAGAGCCAACGCCAGCAAGCGCAGAGCCAACCAATATCCGACCTCATATGATCTCGGTGTAA
- a CDS encoding YopT-type cysteine protease domain-containing protein, protein MQGITNISSISGPIISAPVSQPQNQGHLGGLSASTQMTPDAIRNLMLQQMSSGATANPAPISSFSLQSATPEQSAEPRSKLQNFKTAVQTLGDRILHALVSAKTASLRNSAAKHNGEVTMKVSQVTGSIKNAILKDTNTSGGCCEALSAHWMKARAEGSNLGEQLFQSGTASDKGKLNKETMESVAQLQTDGMVGYDQEAITEGWLRSNNIESPYRELGALSRVHGQTSRGRNGAAELAAKIVDNGPKTSLLKKIGLEGPSNAHAVAAAVDGEKVTFFDPNFGEFSFPSKEDFTSWFVQDFWHKSGYDLPKFGLSGEFSIVNLEANY, encoded by the coding sequence ATGCAAGGTATTACTAATATTTCCTCTATCAGTGGACCAATCATCTCTGCACCAGTCAGCCAACCACAAAACCAAGGTCACCTTGGTGGCTTGAGTGCAAGCACGCAAATGACGCCAGATGCCATTCGCAACTTGATGCTGCAACAGATGAGTAGTGGTGCTACCGCAAACCCAGCACCAATCAGTTCGTTCTCTCTGCAAAGTGCGACACCAGAACAAAGCGCAGAGCCTCGCTCAAAGCTACAAAACTTCAAAACAGCGGTACAAACACTGGGCGATCGTATTTTGCACGCTCTGGTTAGCGCTAAAACCGCTTCATTGCGTAACTCGGCAGCAAAACACAACGGCGAAGTGACCATGAAGGTCTCTCAGGTAACGGGCAGCATCAAAAACGCCATCCTAAAAGACACCAACACCTCTGGCGGATGTTGTGAAGCACTGAGCGCTCACTGGATGAAGGCACGAGCAGAAGGCTCTAACCTTGGTGAACAGCTATTTCAATCAGGAACGGCAAGCGACAAAGGTAAGCTGAACAAAGAGACAATGGAGTCTGTCGCGCAACTGCAAACCGATGGCATGGTGGGTTATGACCAAGAAGCGATCACAGAAGGTTGGCTAAGAAGCAACAACATCGAATCGCCTTACCGAGAACTTGGTGCATTATCACGTGTGCATGGACAAACAAGCCGTGGCCGAAATGGTGCCGCAGAGCTTGCAGCGAAGATCGTTGATAACGGCCCAAAAACATCGCTATTGAAGAAGATTGGCCTAGAAGGTCCAAGTAATGCACACGCCGTTGCCGCCGCGGTAGATGGGGAAAAAGTGACCTTCTTTGACCCGAACTTCGGTGAGTTTTCTTTCCCAAGCAAGGAAGATTTCACCAGCTGGTTTGTTCAGGATTTCTGGCACAAATCAGGCTACGACCTACCGAAATTCGGCTTATCGGGAGAATTCAGCATCGTTAACTTGGAGGCTAACTACTAA
- a CDS encoding ABC transporter ATP-binding protein — protein MSNAPLVELTNICKYYASGEAEVRALDGVDLTINQGEFLSILGPSGSGKSTLMNMLGCLDKPTDGQYQLGGQNVASLRPNELAGIRNQKIGFVFQSFNLLEYATALDNVALPLVYSGIKSKERRQRATKLLEQVGLGDRLDHKPNQLSGGQKQRVAIARALVNDPQIILADEPTGALDSKSGAEIEALFNQLHAEGRTLIIVTHDNALAERTKRIITIKDGKVISDRVPQ, from the coding sequence ATGTCGAACGCCCCATTGGTTGAGCTGACTAACATTTGTAAATACTACGCAAGCGGAGAGGCGGAAGTACGTGCGCTAGACGGCGTCGACTTGACCATCAACCAAGGTGAATTTCTTTCCATTCTTGGTCCGTCGGGCTCAGGCAAGTCGACTCTTATGAACATGCTGGGCTGCCTAGATAAACCTACCGATGGCCAATACCAATTGGGTGGTCAAAACGTCGCAAGTTTACGCCCAAACGAGCTAGCCGGTATTCGTAACCAAAAGATAGGCTTTGTCTTCCAAAGCTTTAACTTGTTGGAATACGCGACAGCATTGGATAACGTCGCACTGCCGTTGGTTTACTCTGGCATAAAATCCAAAGAACGTCGCCAGCGCGCCACTAAATTGCTAGAGCAAGTCGGGCTAGGGGATCGCCTCGACCACAAACCCAACCAGCTTTCTGGTGGTCAAAAGCAGAGAGTGGCGATTGCAAGAGCCTTGGTCAACGATCCACAAATCATCTTAGCGGATGAGCCAACGGGGGCATTGGATTCAAAATCTGGCGCAGAGATTGAAGCCTTGTTCAATCAACTCCACGCTGAAGGTAGAACCTTGATCATCGTGACGCACGATAACGCCCTTGCAGAGCGCACCAAGCGCATCATCACCATTAAAGATGGTAAGGTGATTTCGGATAGAGTGCCGCAGTAA
- a CDS encoding ABC transporter permease has translation MLLPMRQIFQEMAAEKLRLGLTILAVAWATLCIAAMLAVGEGIRQGVLRTAQNGNGNLIYLTGGMASVDHGAFHQGKFLTLNVDDTEVIEVLPEVKSIAPTAVWDERVTVGDRGSWQEPLAVTTDFADMTKLTPMDGGRWLNPLDQKEMRKVVVLGYLLAADLFNPNKDFSWLTPVTLKTNPVGKKVKIGSEVFTVVGVLEKNSAEVEQGDQINYASFVPLATWQRFHTNGDIGGINVEPQAHADRETLAKTIRQVIARKHGASVSDKQVVQVKDMFLKQKSMQQFLVGLQSFLGIIGFVTLAVAGLGIANVMYATVKRSTRDIGVRMAVGATPTAIRLHYLVQSLMTMMLGGVLGLGVTYAIVSAISAINLEGNTLYERLGKPIPELSWIVVVIVISTLVFIGVASAWLPANRAAKVSPLEALQSE, from the coding sequence ATGTTGCTACCAATGAGACAAATCTTCCAAGAAATGGCAGCAGAAAAGCTGCGTTTGGGTTTGACCATTCTTGCTGTGGCATGGGCGACCTTGTGTATCGCTGCAATGTTGGCCGTGGGCGAGGGAATTCGTCAGGGCGTATTGAGAACCGCGCAGAATGGGAATGGGAACCTGATTTACTTAACTGGAGGCATGGCGAGTGTCGATCACGGTGCGTTTCATCAAGGTAAGTTCTTAACTTTAAATGTAGATGATACCGAGGTGATTGAAGTCTTACCTGAGGTGAAAAGTATCGCGCCAACCGCTGTATGGGATGAACGGGTTACGGTTGGTGACCGAGGTTCTTGGCAAGAGCCACTTGCTGTCACGACAGACTTTGCCGACATGACTAAATTAACCCCGATGGACGGAGGTCGTTGGTTAAATCCCCTTGACCAAAAAGAAATGCGTAAGGTGGTTGTTCTTGGCTACTTACTTGCTGCGGACTTGTTTAATCCTAATAAAGACTTCAGTTGGCTTACGCCAGTGACACTAAAAACCAATCCTGTAGGGAAAAAAGTGAAGATTGGCAGCGAAGTGTTCACCGTAGTCGGTGTGTTGGAAAAAAATAGTGCTGAAGTTGAGCAAGGTGATCAAATTAATTACGCCAGTTTTGTACCGCTAGCCACATGGCAACGCTTTCATACTAACGGCGATATCGGAGGCATCAATGTCGAACCTCAAGCCCATGCGGACCGTGAAACACTGGCAAAGACTATTCGCCAAGTTATCGCGCGTAAACACGGTGCCAGTGTGAGTGATAAGCAAGTTGTTCAAGTCAAAGACATGTTTCTTAAACAGAAAAGCATGCAACAGTTCTTGGTTGGTTTACAAAGTTTTCTCGGCATCATTGGTTTTGTCACGCTTGCCGTGGCGGGCTTAGGCATTGCGAACGTAATGTATGCCACGGTAAAACGGTCCACTAGAGATATTGGCGTTCGTATGGCAGTCGGTGCAACGCCTACAGCCATTCGTCTTCACTACCTAGTGCAATCACTGATGACCATGATGCTCGGCGGTGTACTGGGGTTAGGTGTGACGTATGCGATTGTATCGGCAATCAGCGCTATAAATCTTGAGGGCAACACTCTGTATGAACGCCTTGGAAAACCGATCCCCGAGCTATCTTGGATTGTGGTTGTGATTGTGATTTCCACCTTAGTGTTTATTGGCGTCGCATCTGCTTGGCTGCCTGCCAACCGAGCCGCAAAAGTGAGCCCGTTGGAGGCGCTGCAAAGTGAATAA
- a CDS encoding ABC transporter permease, with product MIRLLQQTLLQQTLLQQTWQTLMAHRMKSILAIVAIAWGVISVVVLIALGEGFYRHQTNQLSFMANNVQLAIPSSTSKPWQGLPLRRQITISQDQVRTLEQSGLVKQASSLYAKWDANVTNEKGQNLTRFVSGIDSHYFSLVKRKLEQGSRDLSPSDIANHTRVVILGDQIAKMGDIQIGQITKINGIPFLVVGIMTDEDAGLSFGDSRRVFIPHTTYLDLWDAKPWLLILNPVDGMDSTAFRQAIANFYAKKLHFDPTDKEAIRLPDYSEGAAVITGIFRGIQIFLGASGAMTMAVGALGVANIMFLSVTERTREIGVRLAVGATQKSILSQFILEGLFLVAVGTALGLMVAYLVVTLLGSISLPDWLGLPVITSDSIAWSLFVTLVLALLASYFPARRASRLTPVIALSARA from the coding sequence ATGATCCGTCTATTGCAACAAACGTTATTACAGCAAACCTTATTGCAGCAAACATGGCAAACACTTATGGCGCATCGCATGAAGAGCATTCTGGCCATCGTGGCCATTGCTTGGGGGGTGATTTCCGTTGTGGTACTGATTGCGTTGGGAGAGGGTTTCTATCGCCATCAAACTAATCAGCTGTCATTTATGGCTAATAATGTGCAGTTGGCCATTCCATCGAGTACAAGTAAGCCTTGGCAAGGTTTGCCTTTACGGCGTCAGATTACCATTTCGCAGGATCAGGTCCGAACACTCGAACAATCTGGCTTAGTGAAACAAGCATCCAGCCTCTACGCCAAGTGGGATGCGAATGTTACCAATGAAAAAGGACAAAATCTGACGCGTTTCGTTAGTGGCATTGATTCCCACTACTTCTCTTTAGTTAAGAGAAAGTTAGAGCAAGGGTCGCGAGACCTATCGCCCAGTGATATTGCCAACCATACGCGAGTTGTGATCTTAGGAGACCAAATCGCGAAGATGGGGGATATACAGATAGGTCAAATAACCAAAATTAATGGAATACCATTTTTAGTGGTAGGGATTATGACAGACGAAGATGCTGGCTTGTCGTTTGGTGACAGCCGTAGAGTCTTTATTCCTCATACCACTTATCTTGATCTGTGGGATGCTAAGCCGTGGTTGCTAATACTTAATCCTGTCGACGGTATGGATAGCACTGCCTTCCGACAAGCCATTGCTAATTTTTATGCCAAGAAATTGCACTTTGATCCGACGGACAAAGAAGCAATCCGCTTGCCGGATTACAGCGAAGGTGCGGCGGTGATTACAGGGATCTTCCGTGGTATCCAAATTTTCCTTGGTGCAAGCGGGGCCATGACCATGGCCGTGGGTGCTCTCGGTGTTGCAAATATCATGTTCCTATCAGTGACAGAGCGAACTCGAGAAATTGGTGTGCGCTTGGCGGTTGGTGCAACGCAAAAGTCCATACTCAGCCAATTTATCCTCGAAGGGCTCTTTTTGGTGGCTGTCGGTACCGCACTTGGCTTAATGGTGGCTTACTTGGTGGTTACACTACTTGGTTCAATTAGTTTGCCGGATTGGTTAGGTTTACCTGTGATTACTTCGGATTCCATTGCTTGGTCGTTATTCGTGACGCTGGTTTTGGCGCTTCTGGCGTCTTATTTCCCAGCTAGGCGAGCGTCGCGTCTCACCCCCGTAATTGCATTAAGTGCGAGGGCGTAA
- a CDS encoding TolC family protein yields MIKLNKSKIGCAILAATFSLPSYAISIEQAWQQAKQNDPNYEKAKIGVQLGEVGVDASRSSLLPGLSATASANWNESADNTNSYGASLSQTIWDSSLWSDLDQANANYIKSQLELAQSHNELAQRLLSSYLDMASSQGDLLLAQSKLEEGTKLLKIIEKRYRAGKVKSVDVEEIRATLVADKAGILNARSDLEVKRAELAALINQEPQDVDQIRTDSLVQPPMMVESQEQWLKLAKDSSPELLVAAQNVKASEFAEDSAQGGYYPTVKGSVGYNDDDRRKDGEFNAGITLSVPIDLNGATRARVDEASLNTLSAKQDLRKVEIDIQKRVIQQFNQVDINWNQVLMANELVTSREKVLRSKEKLYDAGLLEVSEVISAHNSLFEAKNSLQNNLYNYWRQRIGLLQTAGKLDDDTMVLISRAFNS; encoded by the coding sequence ATGATTAAACTAAATAAGTCTAAAATCGGTTGTGCGATTTTGGCTGCTACGTTTAGCTTACCAAGCTATGCCATTTCCATTGAACAAGCGTGGCAACAGGCGAAGCAAAATGACCCGAACTACGAGAAAGCCAAAATTGGCGTTCAACTCGGCGAAGTAGGTGTTGATGCAAGCCGCAGTTCACTCTTACCTGGCTTAAGTGCGACGGCCTCGGCGAATTGGAATGAATCCGCCGACAACACCAACAGTTATGGCGCATCGCTTTCTCAAACCATCTGGGACAGCAGCTTGTGGTCAGATTTGGATCAAGCCAATGCCAACTACATTAAATCTCAGCTAGAGCTGGCTCAATCACACAATGAGCTTGCACAAAGACTGCTCTCGTCTTATTTGGATATGGCAAGCTCGCAGGGGGATCTGCTACTGGCGCAGTCCAAACTGGAAGAAGGCACCAAACTGCTGAAGATCATCGAGAAGCGTTACCGAGCAGGTAAAGTGAAATCCGTTGATGTCGAAGAGATCCGTGCGACACTAGTTGCCGATAAAGCCGGTATTTTGAATGCGCGCTCAGATTTAGAAGTGAAACGAGCAGAACTGGCGGCTTTGATCAACCAAGAGCCACAAGACGTTGACCAAATTCGCACTGACTCCCTTGTTCAACCGCCGATGATGGTGGAATCACAAGAACAATGGTTAAAGCTTGCTAAAGACAGCAGCCCAGAGTTGCTGGTGGCTGCCCAGAACGTCAAAGCCAGCGAGTTTGCTGAAGACTCAGCCCAAGGCGGTTACTACCCAACGGTGAAAGGTAGCGTTGGGTATAACGATGATGACCGACGTAAAGACGGCGAGTTCAACGCTGGTATCACCTTAAGTGTACCGATTGACTTGAACGGTGCAACGCGTGCCAGAGTGGACGAAGCGTCACTCAACACCCTCAGCGCAAAACAAGACTTACGCAAAGTCGAAATCGACATCCAAAAGCGCGTGATCCAGCAATTTAATCAAGTTGACATCAACTGGAATCAAGTCTTAATGGCGAACGAGCTGGTGACTTCTCGTGAGAAAGTGTTGCGCAGCAAAGAGAAACTTTACGATGCCGGCTTGTTAGAAGTCTCGGAAGTGATCAGTGCGCACAATAGTTTGTTTGAAGCAAAAAACAGCCTGCAAAACAACCTGTACAACTACTGGCGTCAGCGTATCGGCTTGTTGCAAACCGCAGGTAAGTTAGATGACGACACTATGGTACTGATCTCCCGAGCATTTAATTCATGA
- a CDS encoding efflux RND transporter periplasmic adaptor subunit, which yields MAKIWLVSAVSVALLSGGAYFYLQSSTQLEAFPTLAVEKGTIEKQAVAVGNIVPAHSVSIKSQLDGIVGEIFVQVGEKVKLGQPLIKVRPNPTPQALTDASTDLMRSEAELESEKQKLSNLESLVRQNIIPKNYDEYVSARSAVKSAEANVLQRRQNLELIRSGEASIGDARLTSTIYAPIDGTVLNRKVEVGEPIISTESSQAATEMMSLADMNSLIFKGSVSEHDAAQLSPGMPVLLTVAPYPDTEISGVLTKVAIQSENLNSPEDSATAKSFDNGFEVEVGELKIPQEILLRSGFSSTAQITLKKSENVLTLPERALQFDGDTPNVLIPDSSEQGFHKQKVKLGLSDGINVEVLDGVKLDEEIIDNSMMAGAAHD from the coding sequence ATGGCAAAAATTTGGCTTGTCTCTGCTGTGAGCGTTGCATTGCTTAGCGGCGGTGCGTATTTCTATCTGCAATCCTCTACTCAATTAGAGGCGTTTCCAACGCTGGCAGTAGAAAAGGGAACCATTGAAAAACAAGCGGTAGCGGTCGGCAATATTGTCCCTGCGCACTCGGTGTCTATTAAGTCACAACTTGATGGAATAGTGGGTGAAATTTTTGTTCAGGTCGGTGAGAAAGTTAAGCTGGGCCAACCACTGATAAAAGTTCGCCCAAATCCGACGCCACAGGCATTAACCGATGCATCAACGGATTTGATGCGAAGTGAAGCCGAGCTAGAATCCGAAAAGCAAAAGCTTTCTAACCTCGAAAGTTTGGTAAGGCAGAACATAATCCCAAAAAACTACGATGAGTACGTCAGCGCGCGCTCAGCCGTAAAATCTGCTGAAGCGAACGTGCTTCAAAGACGTCAGAATCTAGAACTGATCCGCAGTGGTGAAGCTTCCATTGGTGACGCCCGTTTAACCTCAACCATTTACGCACCAATTGACGGCACAGTATTGAACCGTAAAGTGGAAGTGGGTGAGCCGATCATTTCCACTGAATCCAGCCAAGCTGCGACAGAAATGATGTCTCTGGCCGACATGAACAGCTTAATCTTTAAGGGTAGTGTCAGTGAACATGACGCGGCACAGCTTTCTCCGGGCATGCCTGTGTTACTGACCGTTGCACCTTATCCTGACACAGAGATTTCTGGCGTGTTAACAAAAGTTGCTATTCAATCAGAGAATCTTAACTCGCCAGAGGACAGTGCAACAGCAAAAAGCTTTGATAATGGCTTCGAAGTGGAAGTCGGAGAACTGAAAATCCCGCAAGAGATCCTATTACGTTCGGGTTTCTCATCTACTGCGCAAATCACATTGAAGAAATCCGAAAACGTCTTAACCTTGCCAGAACGAGCACTGCAATTTGATGGCGATACACCAAACGTATTGATTCCCGATAGCTCAGAGCAAGGTTTCCACAAACAAAAAGTGAAGCTTGGTTTGTCGGATGGCATCAATGTAGAAGTATTGGACGGCGTTAAGTTAGACGAAGAAATCATCGACAATAGTATGATGGCGGGAGCCGCGCATGATTAA
- a CDS encoding MBL fold metallo-hydrolase — MIVTTLVDNSRIEGRDDLCVERGLSLHIETSGMNILFDMGSGQTFCDNAPRLNVDIQAVDFGVVSHRHHDHCNGASYFLERNETAKIYLKECGEQDYYFRAFGFKNDVGIDKALLESANNRFVLIERTTEVAPNVHVITEICDRFPQPKGNQYLYTQSHDGGYEQDTFEHELLLVIKEEDGLVVFTGCAHSGVLNMIETATELFPNCKIKAVVGGFHLVGLPVLNGIGGTKDDIRTLGRALSKYPIDKFYTGHCTGMKAYGLLKEILGDRLEHLPTGRKVTL; from the coding sequence ATGATCGTGACCACCTTGGTTGATAATTCACGCATAGAGGGGAGAGATGATCTCTGTGTTGAGCGCGGTTTATCGCTACACATTGAGACGTCGGGAATGAACATTCTCTTTGATATGGGCAGTGGACAAACGTTTTGTGACAACGCGCCTCGACTGAATGTGGATATCCAAGCCGTAGATTTTGGCGTTGTTTCTCATCGACACCATGACCATTGCAATGGTGCCTCTTATTTTCTTGAGCGGAATGAAACCGCGAAGATTTATTTAAAGGAATGTGGCGAGCAAGATTACTACTTTCGCGCCTTTGGTTTTAAAAACGATGTTGGCATCGACAAAGCGCTGTTAGAGAGTGCAAATAACCGTTTCGTACTGATTGAACGAACGACAGAAGTTGCCCCCAATGTTCACGTGATCACCGAGATATGCGATCGCTTTCCACAACCAAAAGGCAACCAGTACCTGTATACCCAATCGCACGATGGAGGCTACGAGCAGGACACCTTCGAGCACGAATTGCTGCTTGTCATCAAAGAAGAAGACGGCTTGGTTGTCTTTACGGGCTGTGCGCACAGCGGTGTGTTGAACATGATTGAAACCGCCACAGAGTTATTTCCAAACTGCAAAATCAAAGCGGTTGTGGGTGGCTTTCACCTTGTTGGTTTACCAGTATTGAATGGTATAGGTGGCACTAAAGACGATATTAGAACATTGGGCAGAGCGCTGTCGAAATATCCAATTGATAAGTTTTACACCGGCCATTGCACAGGAATGAAAGCGTATGGCCTTTTAAAAGAAATACTAGGGGATCGTCTGGAGCATTTACCCACTGGTAGAAAGGTAACTTTATAA